The window TTTAGCGGCAACTGCTTGTAGCTGCGCACCTCTGAACGTGCGATGTCAGTAATCACTTCTTCATGCGTTGGACCAAAGCAAAACTCACGTGAATGGCGATCGGTAATCTTAAGCATTTGTGGGCCAAATACTGCCCAGCGACCTGTTTCATCCCATAACTCACGTGGTTGAACTGCTGGCATTAACAACTCTAAAGCACCAGCCTTGTTCATTTCATCACGAACGATTGTTTCAACTTTACGCAGCACGCGCAGACCTAGTGGCATCCAACTATACAAACCAGAACCTAGACGTTTAATCAGCCCTGCACGCACCATTAGAATATGGCTAGGCAACTCTGCATCGTTTGGAGCTTCTTTTTGGGTGTTGAAGAAAAATTGTGAGGCGCGCATGGTGGTATCGAATCTGAGCAAAAATCAAAGACCGAATTTTACATTTAATCAGTCATTTAGTCAGCAATTGTTATAGCGCACTATCGCACTGCGCCACAAATAGAAAAATCTAGTGATGAAGAACAGGGCTGTCCTCAGGAATATAACCAGACTTCCAAAGCTCAAATGGCACTATCGTGGCGGGGATGCCGTTATCATAAAACCAGCTATCCACCGCAAAGCGTTCGCCCGTAGCTTTTTCGTGCATCACAGCCGTGGTGTGTGGCCAGCCATTAAAAAAGAAACTTCTTGTGCGCATATCTTCAGCTTCGTGCAGCTTAATCAATCCGTAATATTGCATCAAATGCATATAAGTCGTGGTGTTAATTGCCTCATCATTGCAATCTAACTGATCTGGAAATTTTGAATTACTGAAAGTACCCGCACGGTCGCCTGACGTACCTATCTTAGCGCCGACTATTGTTTCTAACATACCTATAGCATAGGCAATCTGCTGGCGCTCAAGTGTTGCATCATCTGCCTTGAATGCAAAAACAGAGACCACTTGAGTCCATTCTTGCGTGTTAATGGAGACATGCCTAATTTCAGCACAACCTCCGCCAAAACAAACATCTAAACCATCTAAAGTTGGCACTTCGCGATAAATTTTTGATATGTCAGAGAGTGCGGCTGTTGCATCAAACGAAGTCAATGATAAACAAATAAGACTAAATAACAATAGGCGCATTACTTAACTCATTGGTGTTTTCTGAATCTGAAGGAAAATGTCGATTCAAATGTTCGGCTATTTTTGCAATGCCTTGTAAAACGCCAAGCTCAAAATCACCGTGTTTGAAGTGCTTCTCCATCTCGCGACTGATTTGCTCCCATCCCTCAGTGCCCACATGATGATGAATGCCTCGGTCAGCGACAATTTCAAAGTCATGATCAGCCAACAGCAAATAAATTAACACGCCATTATTTTGTGCGGTATCCCACACATGAAATTTTGAGAAAATCTCGATGGCACGCTTTTTAGCCGACACATGTCTAACAATATCAAACGCATGTAAATTCGACTCAACCACAAAGCAAATTTCACCAAAATGTGTTTTCTCACTGGACGCAATCGCGCTTTCTATGCGCTGCATTGATTCTTTTGGAAAATATTTTTTAACAATACTAGGCCAAATAAATAAGTGTTTAGCTAACCGTTTCAAGCGTTTAAATGACATCACCAATCTCCTGACGCGCCACCGCCACTAAAACCACCGCCGCCGCCACTAAAGCTGTCATTTCCGCTACTGCTACCAAATCCACCGCCACCAAAACCACCACTGGAATATGTCCCGCCACCGCGCGTTCCATCAAAAATATAGGGCATGATTAAGGTAAAAACAAATGCCATGATGCCAACAAAAATTGACATGCCTAAGGTACCTAAAATGAACCAAGACACGCCTCCAATGATGCCAGCGGTAGCACCAGCACCAAAAAAACGACCTAAGACCGAGCTGAGAAAAGCACCAACCACCACACAGCCAATGACAAATAGCGCTAAGCTATTATCAAAGCTCATATTGACATGATTGGCATGAGGTGGAGGCGGTGCAAGCTTTTCACCATTAACCAAGCCCATCAATGTATCCGTAGCTTTATTAATTCCACCGTAAAAATCGCCCTGCTTGAAACTTGGTGACATCACCTCGCTAATGACTCGCTTGGCTATTAAGTCTGGAATTGCTCCCTCTAAGCCTTGGCCTACTTCAATCCGCATTTTATGATCATTTTTAGCCACTAATACAAGAATGCCATCATCTTGTTTTTCACGGCCTAATTTCCAAGCATCGACCACCCGAATACTATATTGCTCAATCTCTTCTGGCTTGGTGCTAGGCACAATCAACACGGCGATTTGACTACCTTTTTCCAACTCAAAAGCCTTAAGCTTTGCTTCCAATTGGCTTTGCTGATCTGAGGTAAGCGTTTGCGTTAAATCTGTGACGCGTGTTTGAAGTGCAGGAATAGCAACGAGTTCAGCATGCAGATTACACGTTGCAAATAACAGCATTGTGCAAACTGCAAACAGAATCGCTTTAATGTGAGTAATCACTTACTGCTCATTTAAAATGATTAGTAAAATTACAGAGGCTATTTCTTGTTACCAAAATCAACGGTTGGTGCAACTGAAATCGCTTTTTCATTTTCAACGGTGAATGATGGCTTAGTTTTGTAGCCAAACATCATTGCCGTGAGGTTTTGTGGGAATGAACGTATCGCAATGTTGTAAACTTTAATTGTTTCTATGTAACGATTACGCGCAACAGTAATGCGGTTTTCAGTACCTTCAAGCTGCGCTTGTAAATCTCTAAAACCTTGGTCTGCTTTTAAGTTTGGATAGTTCTCAGAAACCACCATTAAACGTGATAAAGCACTTGTTAACTGACCCTGTGCTGCTTGAAATCTAGCAAAAGCCTCTGGATCATTCAGCAACTCTGGCGTGACTTGCATACTACCTACTTTTGAACGTGCCTCAGTCACTTGTGTCAGCACATCTTTTTCATGTTCTGCATAACCTTTCACCACGTTCACCAAGTTAGGTACTAAGTCGGCACGGCGTTGATATTGGTTAAGCACTTCTGACCAACTGGCTTTTGACTCTTCATCGAGTGATTGAAAGTTGTTGTAGCCACAGCCACTTAGATTCAACAAAAGTAAAACTGTGAATAGCTTTAAGTAAATTTTTTGCATGTTCATTCCTTATGAATAAATCAAATTAAAAACTCAATGTACTGATAGTCATCATAC is drawn from Methylotenera versatilis 301 and contains these coding sequences:
- a CDS encoding LemA family protein, whose protein sequence is MQKIYLKLFTVLLLLNLSGCGYNNFQSLDEESKASWSEVLNQYQRRADLVPNLVNVVKGYAEHEKDVLTQVTEARSKVGSMQVTPELLNDPEAFARFQAAQGQLTSALSRLMVVSENYPNLKADQGFRDLQAQLEGTENRITVARNRYIETIKVYNIAIRSFPQNLTAMMFGYKTKPSFTVENEKAISVAPTVDFGNKK
- a CDS encoding TPM domain-containing protein translates to MSFKRLKRLAKHLFIWPSIVKKYFPKESMQRIESAIASSEKTHFGEICFVVESNLHAFDIVRHVSAKKRAIEIFSKFHVWDTAQNNGVLIYLLLADHDFEIVADRGIHHHVGTEGWEQISREMEKHFKHGDFELGVLQGIAKIAEHLNRHFPSDSENTNELSNAPIVI
- a CDS encoding TPM domain-containing protein, with translation MITHIKAILFAVCTMLLFATCNLHAELVAIPALQTRVTDLTQTLTSDQQSQLEAKLKAFELEKGSQIAVLIVPSTKPEEIEQYSIRVVDAWKLGREKQDDGILVLVAKNDHKMRIEVGQGLEGAIPDLIAKRVISEVMSPSFKQGDFYGGINKATDTLMGLVNGEKLAPPPPHANHVNMSFDNSLALFVIGCVVVGAFLSSVLGRFFGAGATAGIIGGVSWFILGTLGMSIFVGIMAFVFTLIMPYIFDGTRGGGTYSSGGFGGGGFGSSSGNDSFSGGGGGFSGGGASGDW